Proteins encoded together in one Kutzneria kofuensis window:
- a CDS encoding AMP-binding protein, whose amino-acid sequence MRVPLTVSDFLDRAATVLADSVAIVDEPAQPADPVATTTYRELAGRVRAWQAGLDELGVGEGERVAVVSHNSARLMELLHAVPASGRICVPVNFRLRADEIAYIVEHSGASVLLVDPELDESLAKVTAPHRFLLGAETEQLMRFDAEPRPWSEPDEDATATINYTSGTTARPKGVQLTHRNIWVNAVTFAMHTRAWERDVYMHTLPMFHCNGWGMPYGLTGVGARHIVLRKVDGAEILRRVEQHGVTLMCGAPAVWNAVLDAAQTWSGEIPGRDKVRIVCAGAPPPTRTIARVQDELGWEFLQIYGLTETSPLLTFNRTRPQDVDLPPLERAAKLSRAGGVALGARITISDSGEVLARSNVVLDGYWQNPEATADALEGGWFHTGDGGSIDDEGHVVISDRRKDVIITGGENVSSIEVEDCLFSHPAVAEVAVIGVPDEKWGETIKALVVLADGATADEAELIAHCKQRLAGYKAPTSVEFRESIPRTATGKIQKYKLREPYWAGRDRKVN is encoded by the coding sequence ATGCGGGTCCCACTCACCGTCAGTGACTTCCTGGACCGTGCAGCGACGGTCCTCGCCGACAGCGTCGCGATCGTGGACGAGCCGGCCCAGCCGGCCGATCCCGTCGCCACCACCACCTACCGCGAGCTGGCCGGGCGGGTCCGCGCCTGGCAGGCCGGCCTGGACGAACTGGGCGTCGGCGAGGGCGAGCGGGTCGCCGTCGTCAGCCACAACTCCGCGCGGCTGATGGAACTCCTGCACGCCGTCCCAGCCAGCGGCCGCATCTGCGTGCCGGTGAACTTCCGGCTGCGGGCCGACGAGATCGCGTACATCGTCGAGCACAGCGGCGCGTCCGTGCTGCTGGTCGACCCCGAGCTGGACGAGTCGCTGGCCAAGGTGACCGCGCCGCACCGGTTCCTGCTCGGCGCGGAGACCGAGCAGCTGATGCGGTTCGACGCCGAGCCGCGGCCGTGGTCGGAGCCGGACGAGGACGCGACGGCGACGATCAACTACACCTCCGGCACCACCGCGCGGCCCAAGGGCGTGCAGCTGACGCACCGCAACATCTGGGTCAACGCCGTCACCTTCGCGATGCACACGCGGGCGTGGGAACGCGACGTGTACATGCACACGCTGCCGATGTTCCACTGCAACGGCTGGGGCATGCCGTACGGGCTGACCGGCGTCGGGGCCAGGCACATCGTGCTGCGCAAGGTCGACGGCGCCGAGATCCTGCGCCGCGTCGAGCAGCACGGCGTGACCCTGATGTGCGGGGCGCCGGCGGTGTGGAACGCCGTGCTGGACGCCGCGCAGACGTGGAGCGGCGAGATCCCCGGCCGCGACAAGGTGCGGATCGTGTGCGCGGGCGCGCCGCCGCCGACCCGGACCATCGCCCGCGTGCAGGACGAGCTCGGCTGGGAGTTCCTGCAGATCTACGGCCTGACCGAGACGTCGCCGCTGCTCACGTTCAACCGGACCCGGCCGCAGGACGTGGACCTGCCACCGCTGGAGCGCGCGGCCAAGCTGTCCCGGGCCGGCGGTGTCGCGCTCGGCGCGCGGATCACCATTTCCGACAGCGGCGAGGTGCTGGCCCGGTCCAACGTCGTGCTGGACGGGTACTGGCAGAACCCGGAGGCGACCGCCGACGCGCTGGAGGGCGGCTGGTTCCACACCGGCGACGGCGGCTCGATCGACGACGAGGGCCATGTCGTCATCTCCGACCGGCGCAAGGACGTGATCATCACCGGCGGTGAGAACGTGTCGTCCATCGAGGTCGAGGACTGCCTGTTCAGCCACCCCGCGGTGGCCGAGGTGGCGGTCATCGGCGTGCCCGACGAGAAGTGGGGCGAGACGATCAAGGCCCTGGTCGTGCTGGCCGACGGGGCGACCGCGGACGAGGCGGAGCTGATCGCCCACTGCAAGCAGCGGCTCGCCGGCTACAAGGCGCCGACCTCGGTGGAGTTCCGGGAGTCGATCCCGCGCACCGCCACCGGCAAGATCCAGAAGTACAAGCTCCGGGAGCCCTACTGGGCCGGCCGGGACCGCAAGGTCAACTGA
- a CDS encoding SIR2 family NAD-dependent protein deacylase → MREAMRLIGGSRRITVLTGAGVSTASGIPDFRGPNGVWTKDPEAQRLSSLQDYVADPEVRQRAWRSRAVHPAWHAEPNAAHRALVDLERSGRLRALLTQNIDGLHQRAGSNPELVVELHGSLTETECLSCGDRAPMAEALARVAHGEADPPCRKCGGIIKSATISFGQELDHDVLRRAQRAALDCDLFLAAGTSLTVHPAAGLVGVAAQAGAKVLICNAEWTPYDEIADAVVREPLTESLPALAAAETIEPKGRLSTWGDPATW, encoded by the coding sequence ATGCGGGAGGCGATGCGGCTGATCGGCGGGTCCCGGCGCATAACCGTGCTCACCGGGGCCGGCGTGTCGACGGCGTCCGGCATCCCCGACTTCCGCGGCCCGAACGGCGTGTGGACGAAGGATCCCGAGGCCCAGCGGCTGTCGTCGCTGCAGGACTACGTCGCCGATCCCGAGGTGCGGCAACGGGCCTGGCGCAGCCGGGCCGTGCATCCCGCCTGGCACGCCGAGCCCAACGCCGCCCACCGGGCGCTGGTCGACCTCGAACGTTCCGGCCGGCTGCGGGCGTTGCTGACGCAGAACATCGACGGCCTGCACCAGCGCGCCGGCTCCAATCCGGAGCTGGTCGTCGAGCTGCACGGGTCGCTGACCGAGACGGAATGCCTGAGCTGCGGCGACCGTGCCCCGATGGCCGAGGCGCTGGCCCGGGTCGCCCACGGCGAAGCCGACCCGCCCTGCCGGAAATGCGGCGGGATCATCAAGTCGGCGACGATCTCGTTCGGGCAGGAGCTCGACCACGACGTGCTGCGCCGGGCCCAGCGGGCGGCGCTGGACTGCGACCTCTTCCTCGCCGCCGGCACCTCGCTGACCGTGCACCCGGCGGCGGGCCTGGTCGGCGTCGCCGCGCAGGCCGGCGCGAAGGTGCTGATCTGCAACGCCGAGTGGACCCCGTACGACGAGATCGCCGACGCGGTCGTGCGGGAGCCGCTGACCGAGTCGTTGCCCGCGCTGGCGGCGGCTGAAACGATCGAGCCCAAGGGGCGCCTGTCGACGTGGGGCGATCCGGCCACTTGGTAG
- a CDS encoding ABC transporter ATP-binding protein, with the protein MALVANGISRSFRQVEVLRGVDLAVAPGEFVTIGGPSGSGKSALLSILCGFDRPDVGSVQIRDVELDGAPSWRRCAVLPQALGLAGELTLAENTALPLLLTGSPEAKSRSVAVLTELGVGELADRYPNEVSYGQQQRAALARAIVVEPEVLLADEPTAHVDHASAEVVLTVLRRVADRGTAVIAATHDPRVHAVADRQLRLDKGRLVA; encoded by the coding sequence ATGGCGTTGGTGGCCAACGGGATCAGCCGGTCCTTCCGGCAGGTCGAGGTGCTGCGCGGGGTGGATCTCGCGGTGGCGCCGGGGGAGTTCGTCACGATCGGCGGACCGTCCGGTTCGGGCAAGAGCGCCCTGCTGTCCATTCTGTGCGGATTCGACCGTCCTGACGTCGGCAGCGTGCAGATCCGGGACGTCGAGTTGGACGGCGCCCCGAGCTGGCGGCGTTGCGCCGTGTTGCCGCAGGCGCTCGGCCTGGCCGGCGAGCTGACCCTGGCCGAGAACACCGCGTTGCCGTTGCTGCTGACGGGATCCCCGGAGGCGAAGTCCCGCAGCGTCGCCGTGCTCACCGAACTCGGCGTGGGGGAGCTCGCGGACCGGTACCCGAACGAGGTCTCCTACGGCCAGCAGCAGCGGGCCGCTCTGGCCCGGGCGATCGTCGTGGAGCCGGAGGTGCTGCTGGCCGACGAACCGACGGCGCACGTCGACCACGCCAGCGCCGAGGTGGTGCTGACGGTGCTGCGCCGGGTGGCCGATCGTGGCACGGCCGTGATCGCGGCGACCCATGATCCCCGCGTGCACGCGGTGGCCGATCGCCAGCTCCGGCTGGACAAGGGCCGCCTGGTGGCGTAG
- a CDS encoding ABC transporter ATP-binding protein: MADVLAAQGVGVDYPTPAGTVTAIDGVTVTVPDEGVTLFAGPSGSGKSTLLRVLALVERPTRGVVQLGGEAVSGRSHRRLRALRRQTIALMFQNPLENLLPELTAAQNVIAAAQSAGREADLDLLGVVGLDGMGDYRVPALSGGQQQRLALCCALAREPKVVLADEPTSQLDDTSAGLVLETLKVLVDRGVPVAVASHDDRLIKLADRVVRMDSGRVDSGRVA, from the coding sequence GTGGCTGACGTCCTTGCCGCGCAAGGAGTCGGCGTCGACTACCCGACGCCGGCCGGCACCGTGACGGCGATCGACGGCGTGACGGTCACCGTGCCCGACGAGGGCGTCACGCTGTTCGCCGGGCCGTCCGGCTCCGGCAAGTCGACGCTGCTGCGAGTGCTGGCGCTGGTGGAGCGGCCGACCCGGGGTGTCGTCCAGCTCGGCGGCGAGGCGGTGAGCGGGCGATCGCACCGCCGGCTGCGGGCGCTGCGGCGGCAGACCATCGCGCTGATGTTCCAGAACCCGTTGGAGAACCTGCTGCCCGAGCTCACGGCCGCGCAGAACGTGATCGCCGCCGCGCAGAGCGCCGGCCGCGAAGCCGACCTGGACCTGCTCGGCGTCGTCGGCCTCGACGGCATGGGCGACTACCGGGTGCCGGCGCTGTCCGGCGGGCAGCAGCAGCGGCTGGCGCTGTGCTGCGCGCTGGCCCGTGAACCGAAGGTCGTGCTCGCCGACGAGCCGACGTCCCAGCTGGACGACACATCGGCCGGGCTGGTGCTGGAGACGCTGAAGGTGTTGGTGGACCGGGGAGTTCCGGTCGCGGTGGCATCGCACGACGACCGGTTGATCAAGCTGGCCGATCGTGTGGTGCGGATGGACTCGGGTCGAGTGGATTCTGGGCGGGTGGCGTGA